From one Rhodopirellula islandica genomic stretch:
- a CDS encoding YfgM family protein has translation MNSERRHQLNENELAGVLDKLNHSIEPYSKTIALGVAAFFVAVLGYGVYSSTRSDNRSDATLQLIDASITGDTESLATIAAQYPKTSAAAWARLYQGGQQMGLGFSSLYTSRDEAETLLDDAVDAYKQAMELSNDAMIQSRAHYGLAQIAEARGNVEEAVQEYEAAMAVGESAAMIEEAKTRVASLSSPQAKEFLAWFQEQDFSPAEPSMPPSLPGAGELPDLPDLDLPPLDFPMDDATEADAEVTEEAEATEEPAMTEEVAETEAAAEEEAAEEAASEEAAEPAEEMKEEAAAEEASTEEAAKEEVPAEETVEAETPAEEAAAEKAPAAEEAPAADEPAVSDE, from the coding sequence ATGAACAGCGAGCGACGTCACCAGCTGAACGAGAATGAACTTGCCGGAGTCCTCGACAAGTTGAATCACTCGATTGAGCCTTACTCCAAGACAATCGCCTTGGGTGTCGCAGCGTTCTTCGTTGCTGTCTTGGGTTATGGAGTCTATTCCAGTACTCGATCGGACAATCGAAGCGACGCCACGTTGCAGTTGATCGATGCGTCCATCACCGGCGACACAGAGAGTCTAGCGACCATCGCCGCCCAATACCCGAAGACCTCCGCTGCGGCTTGGGCACGTCTTTACCAAGGCGGCCAGCAAATGGGACTCGGGTTCTCATCGTTGTACACCAGCCGAGATGAAGCGGAAACATTGCTCGACGATGCCGTCGACGCTTACAAGCAAGCGATGGAGCTGAGCAACGATGCCATGATCCAATCACGTGCCCATTACGGTCTCGCGCAAATTGCGGAAGCGCGAGGCAACGTGGAAGAGGCAGTGCAGGAATACGAAGCCGCGATGGCGGTGGGCGAATCCGCCGCGATGATCGAAGAAGCCAAGACTCGCGTCGCCTCACTCTCGTCACCTCAAGCGAAGGAATTCTTGGCTTGGTTCCAAGAACAAGACTTCTCGCCAGCGGAACCGAGCATGCCACCGTCGTTGCCAGGAGCCGGTGAACTCCCCGACCTGCCAGACTTGGATTTGCCACCCTTGGATTTCCCAATGGACGATGCGACCGAAGCGGATGCAGAAGTGACGGAGGAAGCTGAGGCAACTGAAGAGCCAGCGATGACCGAAGAAGTTGCTGAAACGGAAGCTGCCGCCGAGGAAGAGGCCGCGGAAGAGGCTGCCTCGGAAGAAGCCGCTGAGCCAGCCGAAGAAATGAAGGAAGAGGCTGCGGCCGAAGAAGCGTCCACTGAGGAAGCTGCCAAAGAAGAAGTTCCGGCAGAAGAAACGGTGGAAGCAGAAACGCCAGCTGAGGAAGCTGCCGCTGAGAAAGCTCCCGCCGCAGAAGAAGCACCCGCTGCCGATGAACCCGCCGTATCCGACGAGTGA
- a CDS encoding RluA family pseudouridine synthase: MREFVVPESAHGFRIDLFLTQSCDGYSRSQIRDAVQNDGAEVDGRVIRPSYKIKAGQTIRFRVPPPASDDTVPENIPLDILYEDDGLVVINKAAGMVVHPARGHWSGTLTSALAFRFQSLSDVGGPTRPGIVHRLDRDTSGVIVVAKNNAVHLNLAAQWHDRLVQKEYTAITSGRLDRDRDWIHASIGRHPYQRDKQAIREDHSTSKSASTFYEVVERHGRVTRVDVRPKTGRTHQIRVHLAHIGCPILCDRLYGGHSELSRSQIRRMAGMEVATPGVQPTSEDQQVLLGRQALHAKALTFTNPQTGKEMTLTAPIPPDMQAVLDLLSSDPSH, from the coding sequence ATGCGCGAATTCGTCGTTCCTGAATCCGCTCATGGGTTTCGAATCGATTTGTTCTTGACCCAGTCCTGCGATGGCTACAGCCGATCGCAAATTCGGGACGCGGTTCAGAACGATGGTGCGGAAGTCGATGGGCGGGTCATTCGTCCCAGCTACAAAATCAAAGCTGGGCAGACGATCCGGTTTCGCGTGCCTCCGCCGGCATCCGACGACACGGTGCCGGAGAACATCCCGCTGGATATTCTCTATGAAGACGATGGTTTGGTCGTCATCAACAAGGCGGCTGGGATGGTCGTGCACCCGGCACGTGGCCACTGGTCAGGGACGCTGACGAGCGCGCTCGCGTTTCGGTTTCAATCGCTATCCGACGTGGGTGGTCCCACTCGTCCAGGCATTGTGCATCGTCTGGATCGAGACACCAGCGGCGTGATCGTCGTTGCCAAGAACAACGCGGTGCACCTGAATTTAGCTGCCCAGTGGCACGACCGATTGGTGCAGAAGGAATACACCGCGATCACATCGGGCCGACTCGATCGAGATCGTGACTGGATTCACGCTTCGATCGGACGTCATCCCTACCAGCGCGACAAACAAGCGATCCGTGAAGACCATTCGACCAGCAAGTCCGCGTCGACGTTCTATGAAGTCGTGGAACGCCATGGCCGCGTGACGCGAGTGGACGTGCGGCCCAAGACGGGGCGCACGCACCAAATTCGAGTTCACCTGGCGCACATCGGCTGCCCGATTCTTTGCGATCGACTGTACGGTGGGCACTCCGAGTTGAGCCGTTCGCAGATTCGCCGGATGGCCGGCATGGAAGTCGCAACGCCTGGTGTGCAGCCGACTTCTGAAGACCAGCAGGTTTTGCTGGGGCGTCAAGCCTTGCACGCCAAAGCATTGACCTTCACCAACCCACAAACCGGGAAAGAAATGACGCTGACCGCGCCCATTCCTCCCGACATGCAAGCCGTTCTTGATCTGCTGTCTTCTGACCCTTCTCATTAA
- a CDS encoding TerC family protein, with the protein MAELFSISGLFTLGMLVLLQAVLGFDNLLYISIESQRVAEDQQSKVRKIGIGLAVILRIVLLFVVVRLIALLEEPFIEFHNGYIDAAISGHSLIVLFGGAFILWTALKEIYHLLAEPELGHSEDSAKASFGKTIGLIVMMNLVFSFDSILSAMALTKSFAIMATAIVISGAMMIFLADRVADFLKKNRMYEVLGLFVLFIVGVMLVSEGGHLAHVALFGHEVHAMAKSTFYFVLAILIVVDVVQGKYQKTLLARQEAAKANLPKKVQA; encoded by the coding sequence ATGGCTGAGCTCTTTTCGATCTCCGGTTTGTTCACGCTTGGGATGCTGGTGCTGTTGCAGGCGGTGTTGGGGTTCGACAACTTGCTCTACATCTCCATCGAGAGTCAGCGTGTTGCCGAGGACCAGCAGTCCAAGGTCCGAAAGATCGGCATCGGATTGGCCGTGATCTTGCGAATCGTACTGCTGTTCGTGGTCGTGAGGTTGATCGCGTTGTTAGAAGAGCCCTTTATTGAGTTCCACAATGGCTACATCGACGCTGCCATCTCCGGGCACAGTTTGATTGTTCTGTTCGGTGGTGCGTTCATTCTCTGGACCGCTCTCAAGGAAATCTATCACTTGCTCGCTGAACCCGAACTCGGGCATTCCGAAGACTCAGCGAAGGCCAGTTTTGGCAAAACGATTGGATTGATCGTGATGATGAACTTGGTCTTTTCGTTTGATTCGATTCTCAGCGCGATGGCACTGACCAAGAGCTTTGCAATCATGGCGACCGCGATTGTGATCAGCGGAGCAATGATGATTTTCTTGGCTGACCGGGTGGCAGATTTCTTGAAGAAGAACCGCATGTACGAAGTGCTGGGCCTGTTTGTGTTGTTCATCGTCGGGGTGATGTTGGTCAGTGAAGGCGGTCACCTGGCTCACGTCGCGTTGTTTGGTCATGAAGTCCATGCGATGGCGAAGAGCACGTTCTACTTTGTGTTGGCGATTCTGATCGTGGTCGATGTGGTTCAGGGCAAGTACCAGAAGACGTTGCTTGCACGGCAAGAAGCCGCCAAGGCAAATCTCCCAAAGAAAGTCCAAGCCTAG